One part of the Arabidopsis thaliana chromosome 1 sequence genome encodes these proteins:
- a CDS encoding Mitochondrial transcription termination factor family protein (Mitochondrial transcription termination factor family protein; CONTAINS InterPro DOMAIN/s: Mitochodrial transcription termination factor-related (InterPro:IPR003690); BEST Arabidopsis thaliana protein match is: Mitochondrial transcription termination factor family protein (TAIR:AT1G62085.1); Has 880 Blast hits to 773 proteins in 30 species: Archae - 0; Bacteria - 0; Metazoa - 6; Fungi - 0; Plants - 866; Viruses - 0; Other Eukaryotes - 8 (source: NCBI BLink).) yields MCSSLVPHGKRLVQFQKGRDFSVSVKLLQNVFSVFSNSFSSVATAADVSFRDSRKGNNFTVSYLVDSLGLASKLAESISMKVSFENKGNPDTVLNLLRSHEFTDSQISSIISDYPTLLVADAENSLGPKLLLMQSRGASSSELTEIVSKVPKILGMKGDKSIGRYYDIVKEIIEADKSSKFEKLCHSLPEGSKQENKIRNVLVLRDLGVPQRLLFSLLFSNHHVCCGKEKFEESLNKVVGMGFDPTTPKFVEALCIVYGLSDKRLEENFNVYKRFGLTVNDVWELFKKCPAFLGYSENRIIQTFEALKRCGLCEDEVLSVFKKNPLCLRASEQQILNSMETFIGLGFSRDEFVMMVKCLPQCIGYSAEMVKKKTEFVVKKMNWPLKVITLFPQVLGYSMEKRTVPRCNVIKALMSKGLLGSELPPMASVLACTDQTFLKRYVVEHDEKLVLELMSIFNQDRVS; encoded by the coding sequence ATGTGTTCTTCTCTAGTTCCTCATGGTAAAAGGTTGGTCCAGTTTCAGAAAGGGCGTGACTTTAGTGTTTCAGTGAAGCTTTTGCAAAAtgtattctctgttttttccaaTTCATTCTCTTCTGTTGCTACTGCTGCTGATGTGAGCTTTAGAGATAGTCGAAAAGGTAACAACTTTACTGTCTCTTACCTCGTTGATTCATTGGGTTTAGCTTCAAAGCTCGCAGAATCGATCTCGATGAAAGTCAGTTTCGAGAACAAGGGCAATCCTGATACAGTTCTGAATCTTCTTAGAAGTCATGAGTTCACAGATTCTCAGATCTCCAGCATCATTTCGGATTATCCAACATTGCTTGTAGCAGATGCTGAAAATTCACTTGGTCCCAAGCTTCTGTTGATGCAGTCTAGAGGAGCTTCAAGCTCTGAGCTCACTGAGATTGTTTCTAAAGTTCCTAAAATCTTAGGAATGAAAGGGGACAAAAGTATCGGCAGATACTATGATATCGTCAAAGAGATTATAGAAGCGGATAAGAGCTCCAAGTTCGAAAAGCTGTGTCATTCTTTGCCTGAGGGTAGTAAGCAGGAGAATAAAATCAGGAATGTATTGGTTTTGAGAGATTTGGGTGTGCCTCAAAGGTTGTTATTCTCATTGCTCTTCTCTAATCACCATGTCTGCTgtggaaaagaaaagtttgaagAATCACTCAACAAGGTTGTTGGGATGGGTTTTGATCCCACCACTCCAAAGTTTGTGGAAGCTTTATGCATTGTTTACGGATTGAGCGACAAAAGACTAGAAGAAAACTTCAATGTCTACAAGAGATTTGGCTTAACTGTAAACGATGTATGGGAACTTTTCAAGAAGTGCCCTGCCTTTCTTGGATACTCTGAGAATAGGATAATTCAGACATTTGAAGCCTTAAAGAGGTGTGGTCTGTGCGAAGATGAGGTATTGTCAGTGTTCAAGAAGAATCCACTATGCTTACGTGCTTCAGAGCAGCAGATATTGAACTCCATGGAAACATTTATAGGCTTAGGATTCAGCAGAGATGAGTTTGTCATGATGGTCAAGTGCCTTCCTCAGTGCATTGGATATTCTGCagagatggtgaagaagaagactgagtttgtggtgaagaagatgaattggCCACTTAAGGTCATTACTTTGTTCCCTCAGGTACTTGGATATAGCATGGAGAAGAGGACTGTCCCAAGGTGTAATGTAATCAAAGCTCTCATGTCCAAAGGATTGCTTGGAAGCGAACTCCCTCCAATGGCGTCTGTTTTGGCATGTACCGATCAGACCTTCTTAAAAAGGTATGTGGTTGAGCATGATGAAAAGCTGGTGCTTGAGTTGATGTCTATCTTCAACCAAGACCGTGTCTCATAG
- a CDS encoding Serine protease inhibitor (SERPIN) family protein (Serine protease inhibitor (SERPIN) family protein; FUNCTIONS IN: serine-type endopeptidase inhibitor activity; EXPRESSED IN: sperm cell; CONTAINS InterPro DOMAIN/s: Protease inhibitor I4, serpin, plant (InterPro:IPR015554), Protease inhibitor I4, serpin (InterPro:IPR000215); BEST Arabidopsis thaliana protein match is: Serine protease inhibitor (SERPIN) family protein (TAIR:AT1G62170.2); Has 3694 Blast hits to 3656 proteins in 333 species: Archae - 60; Bacteria - 246; Metazoa - 2628; Fungi - 4; Plants - 325; Viruses - 305; Other Eukaryotes - 126 (source: NCBI BLink).), which produces MVAASSGDEQDDELRFFILSFLKASSTDELNAVLRKIASSVFVDGSKKGGPKMRGHKNFEKQYIAAYDGFKVLRLPYRQGRDNTNRNFSMYFYLPDKKGELDDLLKRMTSTPGFLDSHTPRERVEVDEFRIPKFKIEFGFEASSVFSDFEIDVSFYQKALIEIDEEGTEAAAATAFVDNEDGCGFVETLDFVADHPFLFLIREEQTGTVLFAGQIFDPSA; this is translated from the exons ATGGTTGCTGCTAGTTCCGGTGATGAACAAGATGATGAACTAAGATTCTTCATCCTCTCCTTCCTCAAGGCTTCCTCAACCGATGAACTCAACGCTGTTCTCCGCAAAATCGCTTCCAGTGTCTTCGTTGACGGAAGCAAAAAAGGCGGCCCTAAAATGCGTGGGCATAAGAA CTTTGAGAAACAATACATTGCGGCTTATGATGGTTTTAAGGTACTCAGACTTCCTTATCGACAAGGCCGTGACAATACCAACCGCAACTTCTCAATGTATTTCTATCTACCGGACAAGAAAGGTGAATTGGATGATCTTTTAAAGAGAATGACATCTACTCCTGGATTCTTGGATAGTCACACTCCGAGAGAAAGAGTTGAAGTCGATGAATTCAGAATTCCAAAGTTTAAGATCGAATTTGGGTTTGAAGCTTCAAGTGTTTTCAGTGACTTTGAGATTGATGTGTCATTTTACCAAAAAGCTTTGATTGAGATCGATGAAGAAGGTACTGAAGCTGCTGCTGCAACTGCTTTTGTTGACAACGAAGATGGCTGCGGTTTTGTGGAGACGTTAGATTTCGTGGCAGATcatccatttcttttcttgattagagaagaacaaaccGGAACTGTTTTGTTTGCTGGTCAAATCTTTGATCCTTCTGCTTAG